The Fluviispira sanaruensis sequence TGGCTTGCCCACAAGCCTCCCGATTTCCAAAGAGTGGCTTGCATAGCTTCTGGACGGATTTGCATCCCTTCCATCAGTGATGCGCAACGAGAAAGCATAAAATCGGCAGTGATAAAAAGGTCGGGGAGGGCCATGCGTTCTACGCTGCTGTGAGAAATGTCCCGTTCGTGCCAAAGAGCAACATTTTCAGACAGCATACCGGCAAATCCACGGATAGTTCGAGCCAATCCACAGAGATTTTCTGCCAAAATAGGATTTTTTTTGTGTGGCATGGCTGAGCTGCCTTTTTGTTTTTTGCCAAATGGCTCTAAAACTTCACCAAGCTCAGTGCGTGCCCAATGGCGCATGTTCGTCGCAAAGCGATCGACGGCGTTGGTTGCAGCAAGTATGGCTGAAGCCACCGATACAAAGCGATCGCGTGGAATAACTTGCGTTGCAACGGCCTCGGGCTGCAATTTCAGTTTTGTTAAAACAGAATGTTCAAATTCTGCTGACATTTGCGAATAAGTGCCCACTGCGCCAGACAGCTTGCCATAAGACATTGTCTTTTGTGCATTGATAATTTCCGTGTGTGCTCTTTGAAACTCGGCAAAATGACTTGTTAATACTTGGGCAAAACTCATGGGTTCTGCATGAATACCATGGGTACGGCCTATACAAACTGTATGTGTGTGTTCGAAAGCGCGTTGAGCTAGGCTTTCTCTGAGTTTTTGCAGGGTATTTGTTATTATTTCTAGGGATTTACGAGTGCGGAGGGAGAGGCTGGTGTCGAGAACATCTGAGCTAGTCAAGCCTTTGTGGAGAAAGTGACCTTTGTCGCCCATGGAATCGCCCACTTCAGAGACAAAAGCAATCACATCGTGCCCGGTTTCCTGCTCTCGAGCCAAGTAATCAGCAGGAGTTTTAGAGTTAAAAGCTTTGTCGAAAACATTTATGACATCGTTGGGTGCGTCTCCCATTTCTACAAGAGTTGCTAAATGTGCTTTTTCAACTTCTGCCCAAGACGCATATTTAGAGTCTTCAGACCAGATAGATTTCATTTCTGGGCGGGAATAACGTTCAATCATGATGCGAACCTCCGTTCAATATTATCTCTTCACGCGGTCACTTTCTCTTAGAAAAAATTTGTCTTAAGGACAAGAGGTAGCAAAAAAAATTGTAATTAGATTAAAAGATTAGTTAATTTAATGAAATTCCAAAAACACTTAATATAATTACAATATATTTATAAATATTATTATTAATTGAAAAATATTTTTATTTATCCTATAATTTTTTTCATAGTTTTTATAAAGCAAAAACTATTTAAAAAAAATTAACTAAATATATAAAATCATTACCATTGGAGGATAAGTGTATTTCAGGAATTTAAAAATTAGCAATTATTCCGATAAATCTTTTGCAGCCTTAATTATGGCGCACGGTGGTTACACTCCAAGACAAAACTTTATGCAAAGAGGAAGTGGCAAAATTAAGATCCCTAAAAATATAGTCATAAATTTCTACACGGATGCTGATAACTTTTCCATTGGTGGACGTGGACATAATGTCTATTCTCCTTCGCAAAACTTTCCAGCACCGCCTATTATAGAAACTTTAATAGAAGGGATGGAAACAGAAAACTATTCACTTTCGCACCACCCTCAATTCGAAAAAATGAGAGATACTTCTCAATCAAATATCATACTTATTCGCATACTGCCAAACACAAAAGCACATTTAAGTGATGTATTTAAATTTTGTGAAATGTATCAAATAAAAGTTTTGCACTATTTTGCTTGTCGAGTAAACAAATTGCATTGTGAATTGAGTGTGTCAGGGCCGTTCTAAAGTCATTTTATAAAATGGAAAATCATCTGTTTATTTAAAGTGAGTGAAAGTCTTACACCAATTGAAATTTTTTCCTCCAAACGAAACTTACCTGTTATCATCCCAAAATCTTCCGAATGTAAATTCGCTAATATATAGGCTCCATAATATTGAAGTGAAATAACTTGAGCTGAAAAATAAATATCAGTTCGAATATTTTTTTTGTTGAATATCAAGGCATCGGGTCTAAAGTAAATAAATTGTTCGTTGCTATAAGAGGGATTTTTTTCTACAATCTCTTGTAAATATTTAAATTTTTGGATGATGGGGTTTGAAAGTTTAACTTTATTTATTGTGCCAAAAAATGAGGCTGCCGCAGGGGTTTGAGGGTTTGTATAAATATTCTCAGGGGTGTCAAATTGCTCAATTTTTCCTTCGCTTAAAATAATAATTTTATCTGAAAACATAAGAGCTTCCGTGGCATCATGCGTAACAAAAAGTGAAGTCATTTGACTTTTCTTGAGTATATTTTTGACTTCAAGACATAGATTACGTCTTAATGCCATGTCCAAACCGCTAAAAGGTTCGTCTAATAAAAGTATTTTTGGCAAGGGTGCTATTGCTCTTGCTAAGGCTATGCGTTGTTGCTGTCCCCCAGATAGAAGATGCGGATATTTGTCTTGGAAATTTTCCATTTGTACGAGTGAAAGCATTTCAGCAACACGTTCTTTTCTTGCAGTTTTATCGAACTTTAATAAGCCAAAAGCAATATTTTGTGCAATATTAAGGTGCGGAAAAAGAGCCAGATCTTGAAAAACAAGTCCCACCTCTCTTTTTTCAGGAGGAACATGTTTGCCGTCTGAAGACATTTCTTTTTCATCAATTAAAATCTGTCCTTTACAGATGGTTTCAATCCCAGAAATAACGCGCAGCAAGGTCGATTTCCCACACCCAGAGGGGCCTAAAATACTTACAATTTCTCCTTGTGATATGCAAAAAGAAATATCACTAAACGTATTTATTTTATCATATTTATGAGAAATATTTTTAATTTCCAGTAAGTATTTTTGCTTCATATGGATCTCTTTTTTATAATTATTATTCTTTATTTTTTGGTTGAATATTTGCCAATATTATTACAGGAATAATGCCAAGTAATACAATCAGCAAGGCTACAGGAGATGCCTCTATTAATCTTTCGTCAGAAGCTAGATTGTATGTTTTAATAGCAATTGTTTCAAAATTAAAGGGGCGGAGGACCATTGTTGCGGGTAGTTCTTTTATAATATCAACAAAAATTAAAATAAATGCTACAAAAAGCGACTTTTTAATGATCGGTAAATATATTTTAAATGATGTTTTGCAAGTTGTACTACCTAATAGACGAGATGCCCAAAATAGAGAAGGAGATATTTTTGTCATACTTGCTTGACTGCTTTGTAAAGAAACTGATGTAAATTTCATAGAGTATGCATAAAAAAGGGAAAGCACTGTACCAGAAAAGATAAGCGTGGGATACTCCTCTTTAAAAATATATAAATAAGTATTTGAAAATAAATTATCGAATATACTTAAAGTGTTTAATACTATGATTGCTAAAATAGAACCAGGAATAGCGTAGCCAAATGAAATACTTTTAGATAAAATATTAATTAGTGAATTATGATTAAATTGTCTGATAATTGCAATGAAAAAACCTATAAATAAACAAAGAAAAGCTGCTGACGCTGCCAAAATAAAAGATCGTGCAGAGATTGTAAAGAAATCTTCATCAAATGCTTTTGCACCTAAACTATAAATATTGCTCAAAAGGATGCTCAAAGGAAGGATAAAAGCAAGAAAAATTGGTATAAAACAGATAACACTTGCAGCGATTGCAGAAAAACCAGCCAGTTTTTTTCCAGTCTCTTGCGCATGAGGAATGTGCTGTTGGTAAAAGCGTTTTTTCTTTCTAAAATGATTTTCTAATACAACTATACATATTATAAATATAAAAAGAATAAATGCAACTTGAATAGCGCCATTTAAACTTCCAAGTCCAAACCAAGTTCTGTAGATTCCTGTAGCTAATGTATCAATTGAAAAAAAATCTACTGTCCCGAAATCACCCATGACTTCCATACAAACCAGAAGCAAACCTGAAAATATTGCTGGCTGTGATAAGGGTAAAATTATTTTCCAAAAAGTTTTTAAGTTGGAGTTTTTTAATACTTTTGCAGCATGAATTAAGGATGGAGATATCTCTTGGAATGCTTGTTTGCTAAATAAATAAACATAAGGATAAAATGCGAAACTCATGATTACAATAGCAGCCAAATAGGGATTCAGTTCTATGAATTTATCTTTATGATAATAATATACGTATGCTAATATATAAGACGGAAATGCGCAAGGTAGTAATAAAGCCCATTCAAAGGTTTTTTTGAATGGGAAATGATAAAAACTTGTGAGCCAGGCCAAAGGAACTCCCAATAAAAAAGTTCCTGTTACCACAGATGTAGTTAGAAAAAGAGTGTTGATTACGTACGTGCTCAGCACCGTTGACTTTAAATGATACCAGACTTGGATATCTGGTATTAGAAGATAAATAAAAATAGAAAAAATGGGAAAAGTAAAAATGGCAAGAATTAAAAATAAAAAAAAATTCAAAGCAATTACCTCGGAATTAAAATAGAATTAACGCCATCCCACTTTATCTAAGAGCTCAACTGCTTTGGGTGTATTTTCACCAATTTTTGTTAGGCTTACTGCATCAAATTTTGGTTTGCCCATTTTTTTTAAGACATGTGTCCATTCAACATCGGTGCGAACAGGATATTCGTTGTTCATTTGGGCGAGGAATTCTTGTGAATCTTTGCTAACTAAGAATTCAATGAATTTAATTGCATTTTCTTTATGCGGCGCATATTTTGCAATGCCAGCAACACTTGCGTTGATATGCATTCCTCTATTTTGTTGATTCGGAAATACGATAGCTAAATTCTTAACAACTTTTTGATCATCTGGATTTTCCGATTTGACAAGTCGGGCATAGTAGTAGGTGTTTACAATCGCAATATCTCCCTTTCCATTTGCAATGGCTTTCATTTGATCAATATCGCCACCTTCTGGTTTGCGGGCTAAATTTTCTGTAATTTTTTTCGCCCAATTTTCTGTTGCTTCAATTCCATTCGCATAAACTAAAGATGCAACAAGGGATTGGTTGTAAACATGATTGGAAGTTCTTGCTAAGAGACGACCTTTAAATTTTTCATTTGCAAGGTCTTCATAGTTTTGAATTTCACTTTCATTTACTTTTGTTTTGTCATAGACAATAGCTCTTCCTCTTAAAGTTAAAGCGTACCATTGATTGTTTTTCCCTTGTAAGTTAGCAGGAACAGATTTTTGCAAGGTGGGTGTACTAAAGTGTTGAAAAAGATTGGCTTGCTCTGCTTTCCAAGCATTCCCAATGTCCACTGTAATAATGACATCTGCAGGGCTTTTTTTCCCTTCGCTTTTAATTCTTTCAATCAGTTGTGCTGCTTCTTTTATTTGAATTTGATTGACTTTTATACCCGTTTCTTTTTCAAATTTTGCAAAGAGTTCATTGTCTACGCCATAATGTCTTGAAGTATATAAATTGACTATTTTTTCTTTTTCGCTTTTAGCGATGGCGATTCCTGAAAAGAAACTTGAAAAAAGTATAGAAACAAAAGCGCCATTCAGTATTTTACGGGTGATTTTCATTCGATGTCTCCAGAAAGTCGGTTGGATTGCACAAAATAAAACAATGCAAAAGTTGCAAAGTGAATTTGAATATATTGAAAATGAGAATTATTATCAATAAGGTTTTTATTAAATTTATATCCTTTTGAAATTACCTTAAATATTTTAAAATAAAATAAAATTTGATTTAATTAGCTCAGTCCAACATCTAAAAACATCATCAACACAAAACCGAAAATAAAACCTGCGGTGGCTTTGGCTTCGTTGCCAGAGCGGTGGAGTTCGGGAATCATTTCACCACAGATAACGTAGAGCATTGCTCCGCCTGCCAAAGCAAGTCCACCGGGAAGCAAAGAATGGGAAAAACTTGTGGCAAGACAGCCAAGCAATGCACCAATGGATTCTGCAAAGCCTGCAATTAAAGTTGCATTTATTGCGTACCTATTGGAAAAACCATATGCTTTTAATGATAAAGCCACGACAAGTCCTTCAGGAATATCTTGCAATGCAATGCCGATAATAATGGGAAGCGCAATGTTGACTTCACCACTGCCTAAACCAACCCCAACAGCTAAACCTTCTGGGAAATTGTGGATCGTAATTGCTAAAATAAAAAGCCAAATCCTTTTTAAGGATTTACTTTCCATTCCTTCTCTGCCTTTTAAAAAATGTTCATGCGGAATAATTTTATTAAAAAAACTAAGACCAAGGCTGCCTAATATAACAAATAACGAAACATAACCTGCTGAATAAAGTTTAGAATGAAACTTTGTCTCTGCTATTGCTATTGCAGGATTGAGTAATGAAAAACAAACAGCGCCAAGCATAACTCCTGCACTGATTCCGATTAGAATATCCCTAACTTTTATTGAAATATTTTTTGTAAAGAAAATTGGCAGTGCACCAATGCACGAGGCAAAGAAAGTAACAAACACACCAATAGCAATAATATCAAAAAAAGAATTCGAAAATAAAATCACTCTGTTCTTATATCCTTTGCATTACGACATATATGCTTTTATTTCTTTTTCAGAAATACCTAAAATATTTGCAATTCTCATCGCATAATCTTTATCGGCTTGATAAAAATATCCTAGTTGTCGCACTTTGATTTCTTTATCTATATATTTCATATGTCCAGCAATGTTTGTCGTCAAATTATTCTTTTCAGTTTCTGAAAATAGCTTATAAAGCAATCCGGCTTGGACAAAATCATCTTTCTTAGGATACTCCGATCGACAGCTATTTCCACTGAGAACTATGGCTTGTTCCAATTTAAGAGGGTTAGAGCGAGGACCGCCATAGCTATTAGGTGAATAGTTTATAGAAGATCCGCCATTGCCATCCACGCGCATAGCTCCATCACGTTGATAGTTCGTGATTTTCTTTGCATAGGGGCAGTTCACGGGAATAAGAGCAAAGTTTGCTCCTAAGCGGTGCCGCTGTGTGTCTGTATATGAAAAGAGTCGCCCTTGTAAAAGCTTATCGGGTGAGGCTTCTATGCCGGGAACGAAGTTTGCAGGAGAAAATGCGAGCTGTTCTATTTCTTGGAAGAAATTATTGGGGTTTCTATCTAAAACAAGTTTACCAACTGGGAGAAGGGGATAATCAGAATAAAGCCATACTTTTGTGGGATCAAAAGGATTGAATTTATAAGTGAGGGCATCTTTTTCTGGCATAATCTGCACGTAGGCTTTCCAAATTGCTCTTTCACCTTTATTTATATACTCAAAAAGATCTCTCGTTGCGCCATCCACATCGGCAAGGTTAGCTTCACTATCTGTATAAGTTTCAATACCGGCTTCACTTTTAAAATGCCATTTTAGAAAATGGCTTTCATTTTTTTTATTCACAAACTTGAAGGTATGAACACCAAAACCATGCATATTGCGATATGATTTCGGCGTGCCTCGGTCTGAAAAGAGCATTGTCAACATATGGGTTGTTTCAGGGCTCAGAGAATTAAAATCCCAAAAAGCATTTTTATCTTTTAAGTTTGATTGCGGATTTCTTTTGTGAGTGTGTACCATATCTGGGAATTTAAAAGGATCGCGGATAAAAAAAACGGGAAGATTATTGCCAACGAGGTCGTAATTGCCTTCAAGGGTGTAAAACTTAATAGCAAATCCGCGTGGGTCGCGTTCGAAATCGGAAGAACCTTTTTCCCCACCTACTGTGGAAAATCGCACGATCACATCGGTTTTAAGACCAACTTTGCTTAAAAAGTCTGCTTTTGAGTATTTTGTTAAGTCATGGGTGACTTCAAAATAGCCGTAAGCTCCTGCCCCTTTTGCATGAACGACTCTTTCTGGAATGCGCTCTCGATCAAAGTGCGCCATTTTTTCTAAGAAAAAATAATCTTGTAATAAAACAGGACCGCGTTCGCCTGCTGTTAAAATGTGCTCATTGCTGGGTATTGGGGCGCCTGCATTGGTCGAAATTGTTTGGTGAAGCTTGCTTTTGTGAGAATGGGTTGGTTTAGAATTATTTTTATCAGGCATTGCAAACCCCATATACTTTCATTCTGCAGAATTTGTTTAAATTTTAAGTAACAAATGCATAATAAAAAATTTTAAAGCAAACTGAGGCCTTTCGCAACCGATGTGATTCTGAGAACGTCATTAATTTTCGCTCGAGTTATATTTAAATTCATAACAGCTTTTTCATGAGCAATAACACACTTTTCGCAGCTATTTAAAATACTAATAGCTAAAGAAATCAGTTCATATAATTCTTTAGTCATATATGGTTTGGCAAGTGCATTCATTCGTAATAAGGGAGATCCATATTCTTGTGCAGCATT is a genomic window containing:
- the purB gene encoding adenylosuccinate lyase is translated as MIERYSRPEMKSIWSEDSKYASWAEVEKAHLATLVEMGDAPNDVINVFDKAFNSKTPADYLAREQETGHDVIAFVSEVGDSMGDKGHFLHKGLTSSDVLDTSLSLRTRKSLEIITNTLQKLRESLAQRAFEHTHTVCIGRTHGIHAEPMSFAQVLTSHFAEFQRAHTEIINAQKTMSYGKLSGAVGTYSQMSAEFEHSVLTKLKLQPEAVATQVIPRDRFVSVASAILAATNAVDRFATNMRHWARTELGEVLEPFGKKQKGSSAMPHKKNPILAENLCGLARTIRGFAGMLSENVALWHERDISHSSVERMALPDLFITADFMLSRCASLMEGMQIRPEAMQATLWKSGGLWASQSVLTALVTSGMNRTEAYELVQGIALEISAKVATNQVKPKQFLDDLLQNKKVKETVGAEKLLQLFDTDRYLKSLPVTFKRVFGITPEEYNRKNAEAIHNKIPALQKIIKVTVELLPDVLDTEAKTIANDMRLSGNEVIDMRQQKCFFIRMPGNTNPESMHKYASEVLYNPVIEQFTVEVIQ
- a CDS encoding putative adhesin; the encoded protein is MYFRNLKISNYSDKSFAALIMAHGGYTPRQNFMQRGSGKIKIPKNIVINFYTDADNFSIGGRGHNVYSPSQNFPAPPIIETLIEGMETENYSLSHHPQFEKMRDTSQSNIILIRILPNTKAHLSDVFKFCEMYQIKVLHYFACRVNKLHCELSVSGPF
- a CDS encoding ABC transporter ATP-binding protein; this translates as MKQKYLLEIKNISHKYDKINTFSDISFCISQGEIVSILGPSGCGKSTLLRVISGIETICKGQILIDEKEMSSDGKHVPPEKREVGLVFQDLALFPHLNIAQNIAFGLLKFDKTARKERVAEMLSLVQMENFQDKYPHLLSGGQQQRIALARAIAPLPKILLLDEPFSGLDMALRRNLCLEVKNILKKSQMTSLFVTHDATEALMFSDKIIILSEGKIEQFDTPENIYTNPQTPAAASFFGTINKVKLSNPIIQKFKYLQEIVEKNPSYSNEQFIYFRPDALIFNKKNIRTDIYFSAQVISLQYYGAYILANLHSEDFGMITGKFRLEEKISIGVRLSLTLNKQMIFHFIK
- a CDS encoding ABC transporter permease; the encoded protein is MNFFLFLILAIFTFPIFSIFIYLLIPDIQVWYHLKSTVLSTYVINTLFLTTSVVTGTFLLGVPLAWLTSFYHFPFKKTFEWALLLPCAFPSYILAYVYYYHKDKFIELNPYLAAIVIMSFAFYPYVYLFSKQAFQEISPSLIHAAKVLKNSNLKTFWKIILPLSQPAIFSGLLLVCMEVMGDFGTVDFFSIDTLATGIYRTWFGLGSLNGAIQVAFILFIFIICIVVLENHFRKKKRFYQQHIPHAQETGKKLAGFSAIAASVICFIPIFLAFILPLSILLSNIYSLGAKAFDEDFFTISARSFILAASAAFLCLFIGFFIAIIRQFNHNSLINILSKSISFGYAIPGSILAIIVLNTLSIFDNLFSNTYLYIFKEEYPTLIFSGTVLSLFYAYSMKFTSVSLQSSQASMTKISPSLFWASRLLGSTTCKTSFKIYLPIIKKSLFVAFILIFVDIIKELPATMVLRPFNFETIAIKTYNLASDERLIEASPVALLIVLLGIIPVIILANIQPKNKE
- a CDS encoding extracellular solute-binding protein; translated protein: MKITRKILNGAFVSILFSSFFSGIAIAKSEKEKIVNLYTSRHYGVDNELFAKFEKETGIKVNQIQIKEAAQLIERIKSEGKKSPADVIITVDIGNAWKAEQANLFQHFSTPTLQKSVPANLQGKNNQWYALTLRGRAIVYDKTKVNESEIQNYEDLANEKFKGRLLARTSNHVYNQSLVASLVYANGIEATENWAKKITENLARKPEGGDIDQMKAIANGKGDIAIVNTYYYARLVKSENPDDQKVVKNLAIVFPNQQNRGMHINASVAGIAKYAPHKENAIKFIEFLVSKDSQEFLAQMNNEYPVRTDVEWTHVLKKMGKPKFDAVSLTKIGENTPKAVELLDKVGWR
- a CDS encoding ZIP family metal transporter, producing MILFSNSFFDIIAIGVFVTFFASCIGALPIFFTKNISIKVRDILIGISAGVMLGAVCFSLLNPAIAIAETKFHSKLYSAGYVSLFVILGSLGLSFFNKIIPHEHFLKGREGMESKSLKRIWLFILAITIHNFPEGLAVGVGLGSGEVNIALPIIIGIALQDIPEGLVVALSLKAYGFSNRYAINATLIAGFAESIGALLGCLATSFSHSLLPGGLALAGGAMLYVICGEMIPELHRSGNEAKATAGFIFGFVLMMFLDVGLS
- a CDS encoding catalase — its product is MPDKNNSKPTHSHKSKLHQTISTNAGAPIPSNEHILTAGERGPVLLQDYFFLEKMAHFDRERIPERVVHAKGAGAYGYFEVTHDLTKYSKADFLSKVGLKTDVIVRFSTVGGEKGSSDFERDPRGFAIKFYTLEGNYDLVGNNLPVFFIRDPFKFPDMVHTHKRNPQSNLKDKNAFWDFNSLSPETTHMLTMLFSDRGTPKSYRNMHGFGVHTFKFVNKKNESHFLKWHFKSEAGIETYTDSEANLADVDGATRDLFEYINKGERAIWKAYVQIMPEKDALTYKFNPFDPTKVWLYSDYPLLPVGKLVLDRNPNNFFQEIEQLAFSPANFVPGIEASPDKLLQGRLFSYTDTQRHRLGANFALIPVNCPYAKKITNYQRDGAMRVDGNGGSSINYSPNSYGGPRSNPLKLEQAIVLSGNSCRSEYPKKDDFVQAGLLYKLFSETEKNNLTTNIAGHMKYIDKEIKVRQLGYFYQADKDYAMRIANILGISEKEIKAYMS